The sequence below is a genomic window from Verrucomicrobiota bacterium.
GAGACCTCTCTCTGTCGCCAGATAAAGCAGGAAGCTGTCGATGCACTCCTGCATCTCGGTGATCAGGAAACGGAGGCGGGATTCGGTGCCGTCAGCCGGGTGAGGGCCTCGTGGTACTTTTCCGCGGTCTTAGCGACAATCTCTGCAGGAAGTTCGGGAGCGGGCGGTTGCTTGTCCCAGCCGCAGTTCTCGAGCCAGTCTCGAACGAACTGCTTATCGAAGCTTGGAGGACTGCCGCCGGATTTGTATTGGTCGGCTGGCCAGAAGCGTGAGGAGTCAGGCGTCATGCACTCGTCGATCAGGATGATCTCGCCGTCATGGATGCCAAACTCGAACTTCGTGTCGGCGATGATGATGCCGCGGGAGGCGGCGTAGGCACGCCCATGCCGGTAGAGATCGAGGCTCATCTGCTTCACCCTCAGGGCGACTTCGTCACCTAGCAAAGCACGGCACTGGGACCAGGTGATTGGCTCGTCATGTCCCTCCTCGGCCTTGGTGCTCGGAGTGAAGAGATCTTCGGGGAGGCGGTCGGACTGTTGTAGGCCCGCTGGCATCGCATAGCCACCCACCGTGCCCTCCTTCTGGTATTCCTTCCATCCGGAGCCGGCGACATAGCCGCGCACAACGCACTCGACGGGAAGCGGCTTCGCCTTCTTCGCGATCATCGAGCGACCGCGCAGGATGTCGGCATACGGCTTCAACTCCGGGGGAAAGGCCGAGACCTCGGTCTCGATCATATGATTGGGAATGAAATCGAGGCGATGAAACCAGAAGGTCGAGAGTTTGTTCAGCACCTCTCCCTTGCCCGGGATGGCGTTTGGCAGAATGCAGTCGAAAGCGGAAATGCGGTCTGTGGCTACCAGCAGGAGGTTCTCTCCAAGGTCGAAGACCTCGCGGACTTTGCCGCTGCGGAGTTTCGTGATGCCGGGCAGATCGCAGGTGAGAAGATCCATAAGGAAAAGACGAATGATGAATGAGGAATGATGGCTCAGACAAGAGAGGAAAGTAACCGGGGCTACGCCTTGTCCCTTTTCGGGAGATAAGGGTCTTGAGGGATTTTCAATTTCTTGGTGACCCAATTGCCATTTGCCCGACTACAGCTTCACTCCGAAGCGCTCGCCCTTTTTCGCATCAAGAGCAAAGGCTGTAAGTAGTTCGGCAGTCTGC
It includes:
- a CDS encoding phosphoribosylaminoimidazolesuccinocarboxamide synthase, which encodes MDLLTCDLPGITKLRSGKVREVFDLGENLLLVATDRISAFDCILPNAIPGKGEVLNKLSTFWFHRLDFIPNHMIETEVSAFPPELKPYADILRGRSMIAKKAKPLPVECVVRGYVAGSGWKEYQKEGTVGGYAMPAGLQQSDRLPEDLFTPSTKAEEGHDEPITWSQCRALLGDEVALRVKQMSLDLYRHGRAYAASRGIIIADTKFEFGIHDGEIILIDECMTPDSSRFWPADQYKSGGSPPSFDKQFVRDWLENCGWDKQPPAPELPAEIVAKTAEKYHEALTRLTAPNPASVS